A window of the Enoplosus armatus isolate fEnoArm2 chromosome 5, fEnoArm2.hap1, whole genome shotgun sequence genome harbors these coding sequences:
- the st14a gene encoding ST14 transmembrane serine protease matriptase a, producing the protein MDYMASGPRYTPNPNSDKDWDTSVQFLPASDNKKLEKKKGPGKVGAVIGVVIFAAVIALMTGLLVWHFHFRKDVRVKKMYSGSMRITNQVFEDAYENSNSSEFKALSKQVISQLKAIYSKSPQLAKYYVGSTVQAFSEGSVVAYYLSEFRVPAGQEAAVDSAMTTMDKLVDKVQRSLHRPGNSLVLEDVVSSALDSRLFSTSFSKFLKFSEHTKTNRIGQIQSPGFPDRPYPPNTFIQWQLRADPNYVIKLEFDTMNLEENCKNDFVKIYDSLVAFESRVMEEMCGYYSPSEPLTFLSSGNVMLVMMASNDKKNYPGFRAKVSQIRQGSKGTTCGGQLTGEKGSFTSPNFPNYYPPQTSCQWSITVPAGKAVKVTFKKFLLTETRGTFGQENSKDCRKDYVKVNGKKLCGEEPDGTVTETSNSNTMSVMFFSDASYVDRGFDAVFEAIDIKDPCPKQFQCRNKRCIKTELKCDGWNDCGDMSDELNCKCNSKDITCKNGLCKPMFWKCDGVDDCGDRTDELNCGGCKSGQITCKNNKCVSEKNRCDGRDDCGDGSDELDCGRSSDVSCTDLTYRCKNNKCINKVNPECDGTQDCEDGSDEENCDCGRSMFKTSRIVGGQDAEEGEFPWQVSLHVKSYGHVCGASLISPRWLVTAAHCVQNDGKTRFSHPSTWEAYLGLHMQGKIGSPVVKKNLKQVISHPNYNEYTFDNDIALMELDSPVTYSDYIRPICLPSPQHDFPTGNTVWITGWGATREGGFAAPVLQKAQVRIINHSVCNDLMGGQITSRMLCAGVLIGGVDACQGDSGGPLSSPAGSRMFLAGVVSWGDGCARRNKPGIYTTVTKFRGWIKEKTGV; encoded by the exons ATGGACTACATGGCCAGTGGACCGAGATACACCCCTAACCCAAACTCG GACAAAGACTGGGACACATCTGTCCAGTTCCTGCCGGCATCAGATAACAAAAAGCTTGAGAAGAAAAAGGGTCCCGGGAAAGTTGGGGCTGTGATCGGTGTGGTGATCTTTGCTGCTGTTATTGCACTTATGACCGGACTGCTGGTCTGGCATTTCCACT TCCGTAAAGATGTACGGGTCAAGAAGATGTACAGCGGCTCCATGCGGATCACCAACCAGGTGTTTGAAGACGCCTACGAGAACTCCAACAGCTCCGAGTTCAAGGCGCTGTCGAAGCAGGTGATTTCACAG CTTAAAGCCATCTATTCCAAAAGTCCACAGTTGGCCAAATACTATGTTGGTTCTACAGTTCAAGCTTTCAG TGAAGGCAGCGTTGTCGCCTACTACCTGTCTGAGTTCAGAGTCCCTGCGGGCCAAGAGGCAGCTGTCGACAGCGCCATGACTACAATGGACAAGCTAGTGGACAAAGTGCAGCGTTCCCTGCACAGACCTGGCAACTCTCTGGTCCTTGAAGATGTGGTGTCTTCAG CACTTGATTCCCGCTTGTTTTCAACATCATTCAGCA AATTTTTGAAGTTTTCAGAGCATACAAAGACCAATCGCATAGGGCAGATCCAGTCCCCTGGCTTTCCTGACCGTCCTTATCCGCCTAACACCTTCATCCAGTGGCAGCTGAGAGCAGACCCCAACTATGTCATCAAGCTTGAGTTTGATACGATGAATCTGGAAGAGAATTGCAAGAATGACTTTGTCAAAATCTACGACTCCCTGGTGGCCTTTGAGAGTCGTGTTATGGAAGA GATGTGTGGGTACTACTCACCCAGTGAACCACTGACCTTTCTGTCTTCTGGCAATGTCATGCTGGTGATGATGGCCTCAAATGACAAGAAGAACTACCCAGGTTTTAGAGCAAAGGTCTCACAAATCCGACAGGGAAGTAAAG gtaCAACATGTGGTGGCCAACTAACGGGAGAAAAGGGCAGCTTCACTTCTCCCAACTTCCCAAATTACTATCCTCCTCAAACATCATGTCAGTGGTCGATCACG GTCCCTGCTGGTAAGGCGGTGAAGGTGACGTTCAAAAAGTTCCTCTTGACTGAGACAAGAGGAACTTTTGGGCAGGAAAACAGCAAGGACTGTCGCAAAGACTACGTGAAGGTCAACGGAAAGAA ACTGTGTGGAGAAGAGCCTGACGGAACAGTGACCGAAACTAGCAACTCCAACACAATGAGCgtgatgtttttctctgatgCCTCATATGTGGACCGAGGTTTTGATGCGGTTTTTGAGGCCATTGACATCAAAGACC CTTGTCCAAAGCAGTTCCAGTGCAGAAATAAGCGCTGCATTAAAACAGAGCTCAAGTGTGACGGCTGGAATGACTGTGGAGACATGAGTGATGAATTAAACTGCA AGTGCAATTCAAAGGATATCACTTGTAAAAATGGATTGTGTAAGCCCATGTTCTGGAAATGTGATGGTGTAGATGACTGTGGAGACCGCACAGATGAGCTGAACTGTG GTGGATGTAAATCTGGACAAATAACATGCAAGaataacaaatgtgtttctgagAAGAATCGCTGTGACGGCAGGGACGACTGTGGGGATGGGTCAGATGAGCTTGACTGTGGGAGAA GCTCTGATGTAAGCTGCACTGATCTTACATAtagatgtaaaaacaataaatgcatcaataaaGTGAACCCAGAATGTGACGGGACACAGGACTGTGAAGATGGATCTGACGAGGAGAATTGCG ACTGCGGGAGGAGTATGTTCAAGACGTCACGTATTGTGGGCGGTCAGGATGCAGAAGAAGGGGAGTTTCCCTGGCAGGTCAGCCTCCATGTCAAAAGTTACGGTCACGTGTGTGGAGCGTCCCTCATCAGTCCACGCTGGCTGGTCACTGCTGCCCACTGTGTGCAAAATGATGGCAAGACAAG ATTCTCCCATCCCAGCACTTGGGAAGCTTACCTCGGCCTTCACATGCAGGGGAAGATTGGAAGTCCCGTGGTGAAGAAGAACCTGAAGCAGGTCATATCCCATCCTAACTACAACGAATACACTTTTGACAATGACATCGCCCTGATGGAGCTGGACAGTCCTGTCACCTACTCAGACTACATCAGGCCCATCTGCTTGCCGTCTCCCCAACATGATTTCCCAACTGGTAACACCGTGTGGATCACCGGGTGGGGCGCCACTCGAGAAGGAG GATTTGCTGCACCAGTGCTCCAGAAGGCCCAGGTCCGAATCATCAACCACTCGGTGTGTAACGATTTGATGGGAGGGCAGATCACATCTCGGATGTTGTGTGCTGGAGTGCTGATCGGAGGAGTCGATGCTTGTCAG GGGGACTCTGGTGGTCCTCTGTCCAGTCCGGCCGGCAGTCGTATGTTCCTGGCAGGAGTGGTCAGTTGGGGTGATGGCTGTGCCCGCAGGAACAAACCTGGTATCTACACAACAGTCACCAAATTCCGTGGCTGGATCAAAGAAAAGACAGGAGTGTAA
- the aplp2 gene encoding amyloid beta precursor like protein 2 isoform X2 produces the protein MFCGKLNMHVNIQTGRWEPDPSGTKSCVGTKEGVLQYCQEMYPELQITNVVEANQPIRIENWCKEEKKVCKGHAHIVVPYKCLVGEFVSDVLLVPEKCKFFHKERMDICVSHQQWHGVAKEACAKSSMVLHSYGMLLPCGIDKFHGTEYVCCPASRAVESAPPSLPSQEDDEEEEVEDEEIDETDLLDEEDSETPADEQPTQKEEPVDEEEEQEEEEEDEEEYHYVYEDEEADKEDEDDKKESSKMSESQDEDKTLQEVKAVCTLEAETGPCRASMPRWHFDLSQRKCVRFIYGGCAGNRNNFDSEEYCMAVCKRLTMPPTPQPTDDVDIYFETPADDKEHSRFQRAKEQLEIRHRNRMERVRKEWEEADRQAKNLPKAERQTLIQHFQAMVESLEEEAASEKQQLVETHLARVEAMLNDRRRLALENYLAALQADPPRPHRILQALRRYVRAENKDRQHTIRHYQHVLAVDPEKAAQMKSQVMTHLRVIEERMNQSLSLLYKVPYVAEDIQDEIDELLQEQKADMDQFLSSISESQPDVTMSSEESVEVPMPEGKPYRPFQVTSLGSRSEPEGSAMSGLDGLIGAEERIINSKPKISDNVVIDESLDVKEVVYSAERVSVMHDDELESYRPLGEDFSFGSSALIGLLVIAVAIATVIVISLVLLRKRQYGTISHGIVEVDPMLTPEERHLSKMQNHGYENPTYKYLEQMQI, from the exons ATGTATCCCGAGCTTCAAATCACAAACGTGGTGGAAGCCAACCAGCCAATTCGTATTGAGAACTGGtgcaaggaggagaagaaggtgTGCAAAGGACACGCCCATATTGTGGTGCCTTACAAATGCTTAG TGGGCGAGTTCGTGAGTGACGTGCTTCTGGTTCCAGAGAAGTGCAAGTTCTTCCACAAGGAGCGTATGGACATTTGCGTCAGCCATCAGCAGTGGCACGGCGTGGCCAAAGAG GCCTGTGCCAAGAGCTCCATGGTGCTACACAGCTACGGCATGCTGCTGCCCTGTGGCATTGACAAGTTCCACGGCACCGAGTACGTTTGCTGCCCCGCCTCTCGTGCCGTGGAGTCCGCTCCACCTTCCCTGCCCTCCCAGGAGgatgacgaagaggaggaggtagaggatgAGGAGATTGACGAGACCGACCTGCTTGATGAGGAGGACAG TGAGACACCAGCTGATGAGCAGCCCACACAAAAGGAGGAGCCggtggacgaggaggaggagcaggaggaggaggaggaagatgaggaggagtaccACTATGTCTATGAGGACGAGGAGGCAGataaggaggatgaggatgataaGAAAGAGAGCAGCAAAATGTCAGAGAGCCAAGATGAGGACAAGACtctgcaggaagtgaaag CTGTGTGCACCCTGGAGGCTGAGACCGGCCCCTGCCGTGCCTCCATGCCCCGCTGGCACTTCGACTTGAGCCAGAGGAAGTGTGTGCGCTTCATATACGGGGGCTGTGCCGGCAACCGCAACAATTTCGACTCAGAGGAGTACTGCATGGCCGTGTGCAAGCGCCTGA CCATGCCACCGACTCCTCAGCCCACTGATGATGTGGACATCTACTTTGAGACCCCGGCCGACGACAAGGAGCACAGTCGCTTCCAGAGGGCCAAGGAGCAGCTGGAGATCAGGCACCGCAACCGCATGGAGAGG gTAAGAAAAGAGTGGGAAGAGGCTGATCGCCAGGCTAAGAACCTGCCCAAGGCTGAGAGGCAGACATTGATCCAG CACTTCCAAGCCATGGTGGAGtccctggaggaggaggcagccagcgagaagcagcagctggtggagacTCACCTCGCCCGGGTGGAGGCCATGCTGAATGACCGCCGTCGTCTGGCCCTGGAGAACTACCTGGCTGCCCTGCAGGCCGACCCCCCCAGG CCCCACCGCATCCTGCAAGCCCTGAGACGGTACGTCCGCGCCGAGAACAAGGACCGCCAGCACACCATCCGCCACTACCAGCACGTCCTGGCCGTGGATCCAGAGAAGGCTGCTCAGATGAAGTCACAg GTGATGACCCACCTGCGTGTCATCGAGGAGAGGATGAATCAGAGTCTATCTCTGCTCTACAAAGTACCTTATGTGGCCGAGGACATTCAGGATGAAATTG ACGAGCTACTCCAGGAGCAGAAAGCTGACATGGACCAGTTCTTGTCGTCTATCTCTGAATCACAGCCAGATGTCACTATGTCATCAGAGGAGAGCGTGGAAGTCCCCATGCCCGAGGGCAAACCCTACCGCCCCTTCCAGGTCACATCCTTGGGGTCCCGTTCAGAGCCAGAGG GCTCCGCCATGTCTGGTTTAGACGGTCTGATAGGTGCTGAGGAGAGAATCATCAACAGCAAACCCAAGATCAGCGACAATGTG GTGATTGATGAGTCTCTGGATGTTAAAGAAGTGGTTTACAGTGCAGAGAGAGTCAGCGTTATGCATGATGATGAGCTG GAGTCCTACCGCCCCCTGGGAGAGGACTTCAGCTTTGGGAGCAGTGCACTGATTGGCTTGCTGGTGATCGCGGTGGCCATAGCAACTGTGATTGTGATCAGTCTGGTGCTTTTGAGGAAGAGGCAATATGGCACCATCAGTCATGGCATCGTGGAG GTTGACCCCATGCTGACACCAGAGGAACGCCACCTCAGCAAGATGCAGAATCACGGCTACGAAAACCCCACCTACAAATACCTGGAGCAGATGCAGATCTAA